The following coding sequences lie in one Thalassoglobus polymorphus genomic window:
- a CDS encoding mechanosensitive ion channel domain-containing protein, protein MDYSSRFRLLVVWFFLVFVTGASLVAQEVPKKPDSESASTIPQGKPALPTISELTDQRQVASQDADLSEDVRGQIDAHFAKAIENLQVANQSDELIAKLREELDGSPQRVMALEKILENRKTEPKFSEINFDDVTELDQLTKHWQDAEERVNDLEDELQKLTLERDRRNTRRPQLSELRTQLEQQLEETTAKVAAPPPEEESLELTTIRQTRLQTRLHRLRREIAQIEQEIRTYEATSRRWTLEQDLKTLELQEAEHIAQVWQQRLADVRMEQAEREEKEATRALTLSHSSIRDVAKRNSTLAKENSLLTDTLQTTQAELDQVHSQLDAREEEFRALQERAEAAEYSQAVGVLLRSRRVTLPDQDVMRARIQNRRNEINSLNLQLMEWQAERKTLVDLDAATMRILNTLEDSTRSANLEDLQEQVRELLTSRLKILSNLTANGSSKLDLLVRLDSTEKRLLSKVEHEAQWLAEHVLWVRSTGVLGTHLSMFADATRILASPMQWQRFREILLNDLSRNSWVWVLCFITTAGLFVLRSKLKSLVKKIGELAERPNCVTILPTLKTLVYTLLIALPIPLLVYSFGWRMVFLSQGENTLRTIGETSQLIAYIWFVLAMSRQVAQNHGLGDAHFEWSDKSLSTIRQTMRMLEMTLIPALFVLIFTEKFGDDDIAATFGRVAFIASMIFVELALYRLVRPSSPILQNLGQEFPESLLWRARWVWTTVLLFVPVALAIMSATGFHYTSIQLTRRVATTTGYTLIIVLVISFLFRWLLVTYRKLAIRRAQERRKQILQAAQNENDQPIPPDATPELRLTDINVQVRSLLRLTGGASLLVAMYMIWSDVLPALGVLGRISIGWDNGIAGLSSDGLPIPVTVADFLTSVTILALTLFASSNLPGLLEISILQRLPMDAGARYAASTVSRYLIVVTGLVLSFRGIGIGWSSVQWLLAAMSVGLGFGLQEIFANFVSGIILLFERPIRVGDTVTIGEITGTVTRIQIRATTVLDWDNKELIVPNREFVTGNLVNWTLSSPTLRVILKVGIAYGSDTRLATKLLYEIAEKNPNVLDEPEPVVVFSEFGDSTLNLELRLYVNGLFTYRRLKHELNTAIDDLFKEHSIEIAFPQRDLHVRSMPAEMLNLEQNNSDLPDLSEIPSTN, encoded by the coding sequence ATGGATTATTCTTCTCGTTTTCGTCTATTGGTCGTCTGGTTCTTTCTCGTATTTGTGACTGGGGCATCGCTCGTTGCTCAGGAGGTTCCAAAGAAGCCCGATTCCGAGTCGGCGAGCACAATCCCGCAGGGAAAGCCGGCGCTCCCGACCATTTCAGAACTGACGGATCAGCGGCAAGTTGCTTCTCAAGATGCTGATCTCAGCGAAGACGTGCGTGGGCAAATCGACGCCCATTTCGCCAAAGCGATCGAGAACCTTCAGGTAGCCAACCAGTCAGATGAACTGATTGCAAAACTTCGAGAAGAGCTCGATGGATCCCCACAACGTGTGATGGCGCTTGAGAAAATCCTGGAAAACCGCAAAACCGAACCGAAGTTTTCTGAAATCAATTTCGATGACGTGACAGAGCTGGATCAGCTCACCAAGCACTGGCAAGACGCTGAAGAAAGGGTCAATGATCTTGAAGATGAGTTACAGAAACTGACCTTGGAACGTGATCGTCGAAATACGCGACGCCCTCAACTCTCGGAACTCCGCACGCAGCTGGAGCAGCAACTTGAAGAGACCACCGCGAAAGTGGCTGCTCCACCTCCTGAAGAAGAAAGTCTGGAACTGACGACAATTCGTCAAACGAGACTCCAAACCCGACTACATCGTCTTCGTCGAGAAATCGCTCAGATTGAACAGGAAATTCGCACCTACGAAGCGACATCGCGTCGCTGGACGCTCGAACAGGATCTCAAAACGTTAGAACTGCAAGAAGCAGAACACATTGCTCAGGTGTGGCAACAGCGGCTTGCAGATGTTCGGATGGAACAAGCGGAACGTGAAGAGAAAGAGGCGACTCGAGCGTTGACTTTGTCGCATTCATCTATTCGAGACGTTGCGAAGCGTAATTCAACACTTGCGAAAGAGAACAGTCTGTTGACTGACACTCTTCAGACGACTCAGGCTGAGTTGGATCAGGTTCATTCTCAACTCGATGCAAGGGAGGAAGAGTTTCGAGCGTTGCAGGAAAGAGCGGAAGCAGCGGAGTATTCTCAGGCAGTGGGCGTACTCTTACGAAGTCGTCGAGTCACACTACCAGATCAAGACGTGATGCGCGCCCGGATTCAGAACCGCCGCAATGAGATCAATTCACTCAACTTGCAGTTGATGGAATGGCAAGCAGAACGAAAAACGTTGGTCGATCTGGATGCTGCAACGATGCGGATTCTTAACACTCTTGAAGATTCTACCCGGTCCGCCAACCTGGAAGACTTACAAGAGCAGGTTCGAGAACTGCTGACTTCACGCTTGAAAATCTTAAGCAATCTCACAGCGAACGGAAGTTCAAAACTCGATCTGCTTGTCCGGCTCGACAGTACAGAGAAACGCCTACTCTCAAAAGTTGAGCATGAAGCTCAATGGTTGGCAGAACACGTTCTGTGGGTCCGCAGTACAGGCGTTCTTGGAACACACCTAAGCATGTTTGCCGATGCAACTCGCATTCTGGCATCTCCGATGCAATGGCAACGCTTCCGCGAAATCTTGTTGAATGATCTCAGCCGGAATAGCTGGGTCTGGGTTTTGTGCTTCATCACAACTGCCGGACTTTTTGTTCTTCGATCCAAACTGAAGTCCCTGGTCAAGAAAATTGGAGAACTTGCAGAACGTCCGAATTGCGTCACGATTCTCCCCACGCTGAAAACGCTCGTATACACGTTACTCATTGCTCTTCCGATTCCGTTGCTTGTTTATAGTTTCGGTTGGCGGATGGTGTTTCTCAGCCAAGGTGAAAACACTCTTCGTACAATCGGGGAGACCTCACAGCTCATCGCCTACATCTGGTTTGTTCTGGCGATGTCCCGGCAAGTCGCACAGAACCACGGCCTTGGTGATGCACACTTCGAGTGGTCCGACAAATCTCTATCAACGATCCGGCAAACGATGCGGATGCTGGAGATGACGTTGATTCCGGCTCTCTTCGTGTTGATTTTTACTGAGAAATTTGGGGACGATGACATCGCTGCGACATTCGGCCGCGTGGCGTTTATTGCCTCAATGATATTTGTTGAACTGGCTCTTTATCGACTGGTGCGACCATCGAGTCCGATTTTGCAGAATCTTGGACAGGAATTTCCCGAGTCACTTCTCTGGAGAGCTCGTTGGGTCTGGACGACAGTTTTACTCTTCGTCCCAGTCGCATTAGCGATCATGTCTGCGACCGGTTTTCACTACACCTCAATTCAATTGACTCGACGCGTCGCAACGACGACCGGCTATACCCTCATCATCGTGCTGGTCATTTCGTTCCTCTTCCGCTGGTTGTTGGTGACTTACCGTAAGTTAGCAATTCGTCGTGCACAGGAACGCAGAAAACAGATTTTGCAGGCGGCACAGAATGAAAATGACCAGCCAATCCCCCCTGATGCTACTCCCGAACTTCGACTGACAGACATCAATGTTCAGGTCCGCAGCTTACTGCGATTGACCGGCGGCGCAAGCTTACTGGTTGCTATGTACATGATTTGGAGTGATGTCCTCCCGGCACTGGGAGTTTTGGGAAGAATTTCGATAGGCTGGGATAATGGAATCGCTGGCCTCTCCTCAGATGGCCTTCCGATTCCTGTCACAGTCGCTGATTTTCTCACTTCAGTGACGATTCTTGCACTGACCCTCTTCGCTTCGAGTAACCTCCCCGGACTGTTGGAAATTTCCATTCTGCAACGACTCCCCATGGACGCAGGGGCAAGATATGCAGCGAGTACGGTTTCTCGTTATCTCATCGTCGTGACGGGACTGGTCCTCAGTTTTCGTGGGATTGGAATCGGATGGTCGAGCGTGCAATGGCTTTTGGCTGCGATGAGTGTCGGGCTCGGATTCGGCTTGCAGGAGATCTTTGCAAACTTTGTTTCCGGGATTATTTTATTGTTCGAAAGACCGATTCGAGTTGGCGATACGGTGACAATCGGTGAGATCACAGGGACCGTCACGCGCATTCAAATCCGAGCGACAACTGTCCTCGATTGGGACAACAAAGAACTCATTGTTCCAAATCGGGAATTTGTGACCGGGAATCTGGTCAACTGGACACTCTCAAGTCCCACGCTCCGCGTCATCTTGAAAGTTGGCATTGCATACGGAAGCGACACACGGCTTGCAA